The following coding sequences lie in one Mycobacterium sp. DL440 genomic window:
- a CDS encoding cytochrome P450, producing MTGPTTLPPLHMRRNAFDPTPDLREIRETDGVRKVISALGNPVYLITRHEDVKAMLSDHERFSNSRPPGFTLPGAPEMSEEELASARAGNLLGIDPPEHQRLRRMLTAEFTIRRMKRLEPRIVEIVDSRLDAMAAAGPPSDLVTDFALPIPSLVICELLGVPYEDRDDFQQRSTLQLDLSLPIAERLALQQQSRDYMRGLVARARQDPGEDILGMLVRDHGGELSDDELVGIAGLLLLAGHETTSNMLGLGVLALLRHPDQLAAVRDDPEAVGPAVEELLRWLSIVQNAIPRFTTTEVEVAGVRIPAGELVFASLPAGNRDPDFIHTPDVLDISRGAPGHLAFGHGVHHCLGAPLARMEMRIAFPALLQRFPDLALAEPFDDVAYRSFHFIYGLKSLAVTW from the coding sequence ATGACTGGGCCGACGACGCTGCCGCCATTGCACATGCGGCGCAATGCCTTCGACCCGACGCCGGACCTGCGCGAGATCCGTGAGACCGACGGGGTGCGCAAGGTCATCAGTGCGCTCGGCAATCCCGTGTACCTGATCACCCGCCACGAGGACGTCAAGGCGATGTTGTCGGACCACGAGCGGTTCTCCAACAGCAGACCACCCGGTTTCACCCTGCCCGGAGCGCCCGAGATGTCCGAGGAGGAGCTCGCTAGCGCCCGGGCCGGCAACCTGCTGGGGATTGACCCGCCCGAACACCAGCGGCTGCGCCGCATGCTCACCGCGGAGTTCACCATCCGCCGGATGAAACGTCTGGAACCTCGCATCGTCGAGATCGTCGACTCCCGGCTCGATGCGATGGCAGCGGCCGGCCCGCCGTCGGATCTGGTGACCGACTTTGCGCTTCCTATTCCCTCGCTGGTGATCTGCGAACTGCTCGGCGTGCCCTACGAGGACCGCGACGACTTCCAGCAACGCTCGACCCTCCAGCTCGACTTGTCCCTGCCCATCGCGGAACGTCTTGCGCTGCAACAGCAGAGCCGGGACTACATGCGCGGTCTCGTCGCGCGGGCCCGCCAGGATCCGGGCGAGGACATCCTCGGCATGCTGGTGCGCGACCATGGTGGCGAGCTGTCCGACGACGAACTCGTCGGCATCGCCGGGCTGTTGCTGCTCGCCGGGCATGAAACCACGTCGAACATGCTGGGCCTGGGCGTCCTGGCATTGCTGCGCCACCCCGACCAGCTGGCCGCGGTCCGCGACGATCCGGAGGCCGTCGGCCCCGCAGTCGAGGAACTGCTGCGCTGGCTGTCCATCGTGCAGAACGCCATCCCCCGCTTCACCACCACCGAGGTCGAAGTTGCCGGCGTGCGGATTCCCGCGGGCGAATTGGTCTTTGCCTCACTGCCCGCAGGCAATCGCGACCCCGACTTCATCCACACCCCCGACGTGCTCGACATCAGCCGCGGCGCGCCCGGCCATCTGGCCTTCGGCCACGGCGTGCACCACTGTCTCGGCGCTCCGCTGGCCCGCATGGAGATGCGGAT
- a CDS encoding alpha/beta fold hydrolase — translation MQELRVPTKLGRLRVQVRGDGDAVLFWPSLLMSGDMWAGQVKEFEPDHRVILVDPPGHGGSEKLAAPFSFTDCADTVADILDGVGVERTHFVGNSWGGMIGGTFAALYPSRIGRAVLMNCTASPAGRAQKLEYGLLLRMAKALRGIRGPLTRPVLTAFLGPTTFDTRPEVVAFVRDALHRVDVDSAAWAVTSVVPRRPDQRTLLSRVKAPVLVVAGAEDATFPLRETIAMADAIPGADVTVLDGVAHLAALENPRLVNTLIRQFLARG, via the coding sequence ATGCAGGAGTTGCGAGTGCCGACGAAACTCGGCCGCCTCCGCGTTCAGGTCCGCGGCGACGGCGATGCAGTGTTGTTCTGGCCGAGCCTGCTGATGTCCGGCGACATGTGGGCTGGGCAGGTGAAGGAGTTCGAGCCCGATCACCGGGTCATCCTCGTTGACCCACCTGGCCACGGCGGTAGCGAAAAGCTGGCCGCCCCTTTCAGTTTCACCGACTGCGCCGATACCGTTGCCGACATTCTCGACGGCGTGGGCGTCGAGCGCACGCACTTCGTCGGCAACTCGTGGGGCGGAATGATCGGTGGGACGTTCGCGGCGTTGTATCCGAGCCGCATCGGCCGCGCCGTGTTGATGAACTGCACGGCCTCGCCCGCCGGGCGAGCGCAGAAGTTGGAATACGGCTTGCTGCTGCGGATGGCCAAAGCGCTCAGGGGAATCCGCGGTCCCCTCACTCGTCCGGTGCTCACGGCGTTCCTGGGCCCGACGACGTTTGACACACGTCCCGAGGTGGTCGCCTTCGTGCGGGATGCCCTGCACCGCGTTGACGTCGATTCCGCCGCGTGGGCGGTGACGAGCGTGGTGCCGCGCCGACCAGACCAGCGGACGTTGCTCTCCCGGGTGAAGGCACCGGTGCTCGTGGTCGCCGGCGCCGAAGACGCGACGTTCCCGCTCAGGGAGACCATCGCGATGGCTGATGCCATTCCAGGGGCCGACGTGACGGTGCTCGACGGCGTCGCACACCTGGCCGCGCTGGAAAATCCCCGCCTTGTCAACACGTTGATCAGGCAGTTCCTGGCACGCGGGTAG
- a CDS encoding MMPL family transporter, with protein MIRRLAWLAVLVVIVSGALLGLLSGSDAASQSPVAVPSDAESARADALRADFPGGDQVPAILVVTRTDGGELTMTDVDATADARNRMTDAPGPPVVVADDRKAAVATVPLKADLSGFGLNDAVKDLRTTATDGLPPELKAEITGGPAFGADIANSFAGANITLLAVTAAVVALLLIITYRSPVLWLVPLLVIAFADRVGAVVGTAVASGFGLSPDGSTSGITSVLVFGAGTNYALLLISRYREELGRTEQHREALVVAVRAAAPAIVASNATVVLALLTLLLASAPSNRSLGVQAASGLVVAAIFVLVVLPPLLALCGKRLFWPFIPKVGATPLTESGVWHRIADSVARKPAIVAVASLAGLAVLCTALLATPIGLTQTEQFRVQAESVTGYQTLAAHFPSGLTDPTRVIAATAKAGAVQRAITDTPGVVSATPAGQSTTGLSQWSVVLAAEPASDEAFETIDALRDSVRSADRTAVVGGSDAQAGDIATAAQRDRLVVIPAILAVVLAVLYLLLRSVFAPLVLVGVTVLSALAALGLGGWASVHVFGFPALDNSTPLFAFLFLVALGVDYTIFLVTRAREETPEYGTRQGIVRAVSATGAVITSAGVVLAAVFCVLGVLPLIVLTQLGIIVGLGILLDTFVVRTVIIPALFTLIGPRIWWPGLRADR; from the coding sequence GTGATTAGGCGTCTGGCGTGGCTCGCGGTGTTGGTCGTGATCGTCTCGGGCGCGCTACTGGGCCTGCTCAGCGGCAGCGACGCCGCCTCGCAGTCACCAGTCGCCGTTCCGTCCGATGCCGAGTCGGCGCGGGCTGACGCGCTGCGTGCCGATTTTCCCGGCGGAGATCAGGTTCCGGCGATCCTGGTGGTGACCCGCACCGACGGCGGTGAACTCACCATGACCGACGTCGATGCCACCGCCGATGCACGGAACCGGATGACCGACGCGCCCGGCCCGCCCGTGGTGGTCGCCGACGATCGCAAAGCTGCCGTGGCCACCGTGCCGTTGAAGGCCGACCTGTCGGGCTTCGGGCTGAACGACGCGGTGAAGGATCTGCGCACCACCGCCACCGACGGCTTGCCGCCAGAGTTGAAGGCCGAGATCACCGGCGGCCCGGCGTTCGGCGCGGACATCGCCAATTCGTTTGCCGGAGCGAACATCACGCTGCTCGCGGTGACGGCAGCGGTGGTGGCCCTGCTGCTCATCATCACCTACCGCTCACCGGTGCTGTGGCTGGTGCCGCTGCTGGTCATCGCTTTCGCCGATCGCGTGGGCGCCGTCGTCGGGACCGCGGTGGCCTCCGGATTCGGCCTGAGCCCGGACGGTTCGACGTCGGGCATCACGAGCGTGCTGGTGTTCGGTGCGGGCACCAACTATGCGCTGCTGTTGATCTCGCGGTACCGGGAGGAGCTGGGGCGGACCGAGCAGCACCGCGAAGCCCTCGTGGTTGCGGTGCGGGCCGCCGCCCCGGCGATCGTGGCGAGTAACGCCACCGTGGTGCTGGCCCTGCTGACACTGCTACTCGCCTCCGCGCCGAGCAACCGCAGCCTCGGCGTGCAGGCCGCATCAGGTCTGGTGGTCGCCGCGATCTTCGTGCTGGTCGTGTTGCCGCCACTGCTCGCCCTGTGCGGCAAGCGGCTGTTCTGGCCGTTCATTCCCAAGGTCGGCGCCACGCCGCTGACCGAAAGCGGTGTCTGGCACCGGATTGCGGACTCCGTGGCACGCAAACCCGCCATCGTTGCGGTGGCGTCGCTGGCCGGCCTGGCCGTGCTGTGCACCGCGCTGCTGGCCACGCCGATCGGGCTGACCCAAACCGAGCAGTTCCGGGTGCAGGCCGAATCGGTGACCGGATACCAGACACTGGCCGCGCATTTCCCGAGCGGTCTGACCGACCCCACCCGCGTCATCGCCGCCACCGCCAAGGCCGGCGCGGTGCAGCGGGCCATCACCGACACCCCCGGCGTCGTCTCCGCCACGCCCGCCGGCCAGTCGACGACCGGGCTGAGCCAATGGTCGGTGGTGCTGGCGGCCGAACCGGCCTCCGACGAGGCCTTCGAAACCATTGACGCCCTGCGTGATTCGGTGCGGTCTGCGGACCGGACCGCGGTTGTGGGCGGGTCCGATGCCCAGGCCGGGGACATCGCCACAGCGGCGCAGCGTGACCGGCTGGTGGTGATCCCGGCAATCCTGGCGGTGGTGCTGGCCGTGCTCTACCTGCTGCTGCGGTCAGTCTTCGCACCGCTGGTGCTGGTCGGGGTCACGGTGCTCAGCGCGCTGGCTGCACTCGGACTGGGCGGCTGGGCCAGCGTGCACGTGTTCGGATTCCCGGCCCTGGACAACAGCACCCCGCTGTTCGCCTTCCTGTTCCTGGTGGCCCTCGGCGTCGACTACACGATCTTCCTGGTGACCCGGGCCCGCGAAGAGACACCGGAGTACGGAACTCGCCAGGGCATCGTGCGGGCGGTGTCGGCCACCGGAGCGGTGATCACCAGTGCCGGTGTGGTGCTGGCTGCAGTGTTCTGTGTCCTGGGCGTGCTGCCGCTGATCGTGCTGACGCAGCTGGGCATCATCGTCGGGCTCGGCATCCTGCTGGACACCTTCGTCGTCCGCACAGTGATCATTCCTGCCCTGTTCACGTTGATCGGCCCCCGCATCTGGTGGCCTGGACTACGTGCCGACCGCTAA